Proteins co-encoded in one Streptomyces sp. SLBN-31 genomic window:
- the pgl gene encoding 6-phosphogluconolactonase: MSTPQLVVHHDKDLMAQAAAARLITKIVDAQSSRGSASVVLTGGRNGNGLLAALAAAPARDAIDWGRLDLWWGDERFLPEGDPDRNVTQAREALLDAVPLDPKRVHAMPASDGPFGSDVDAAAAAYAEELARAAGPENHGAVPTFDVLMLGVGPDTHVASLFPELPAVRETDRTVVGVHGSPKPPPTRVTLTLPAIRAAREVWLLAAGEDKAEAAAIALSGAGEIQAPAAGARGRQRTLWLLDAAAASQLPRSLYPPASP, from the coding sequence GTGAGCACCCCGCAGCTGGTCGTGCACCACGACAAGGACCTGATGGCGCAGGCCGCCGCGGCCCGGCTGATCACGAAGATCGTGGACGCGCAGTCCTCCCGCGGCTCCGCGTCGGTGGTCCTCACGGGCGGCCGCAACGGCAACGGCCTGCTGGCCGCCCTCGCCGCCGCGCCGGCCCGGGACGCGATCGACTGGGGCCGGCTGGACCTGTGGTGGGGAGACGAGCGCTTCCTGCCCGAGGGCGACCCGGACCGCAATGTCACGCAGGCCCGTGAGGCTCTGCTGGACGCGGTCCCGCTGGACCCGAAGCGCGTGCACGCCATGCCCGCCTCCGACGGTCCGTTCGGTTCCGACGTCGACGCGGCGGCGGCCGCCTACGCGGAGGAACTGGCCCGTGCGGCGGGCCCGGAGAACCATGGCGCCGTACCCACCTTCGACGTGCTGATGCTGGGCGTCGGCCCGGACACGCACGTGGCGTCCCTGTTCCCGGAGCTGCCGGCCGTCCGCGAGACGGACCGCACGGTGGTGGGCGTCCACGGCTCCCCCAAGCCGCCGCCGACCCGGGTGACGCTGACGCTGCCCGCGATCCGGGCGGCCCGCGAGGTGTGGCTGCTGGCGGCCGGCGAGGACAAGGCGGAGGCGGCGGCGATCGCCCTGTCCGGCGCGGGCGAGATCCAGGCCCCGGCGGCGGGCGCACGCGGCAGGCAGCGCACCCTGTGGCTGCTGGACGCGGCGGCCGCCTCACAACTGCCGAGGTCGCTGTACCCACCGGCGTCGCCGTGA
- a CDS encoding carbohydrate ABC transporter permease, with amino-acid sequence MNAVRRALSSGLVQAFLVLIGLVWLTPLAGLFMSSLRSSEDSASSGWWTAFTRPGQLSFDNYSALLKNAGITQAFWNTVLISVPATVLVVVLAALAGYAFAWLDFPGREAVFLVVVALLVVPVQIGLLPVAKLFGELGLFGTIPGVVLFHVAYGLPFAVFLLRNYFAEMPKEMLEAARMDGGSEWRIFTRLVLPVGRPAIASLAIFQFLWVWNDMLVALLFADPSSQPLTVELQSQIRQFGSNIDVLAPGAFVSLVVPLVVFFAFQRHFVQGVMAGSVK; translated from the coding sequence ATGAACGCTGTGCGGCGCGCCCTTTCCAGCGGTCTGGTTCAGGCCTTCCTCGTCCTGATCGGCCTGGTGTGGCTGACACCGCTCGCGGGACTGTTCATGTCCTCGCTGCGCTCGTCCGAGGACTCGGCGAGCAGCGGCTGGTGGACGGCGTTCACCAGGCCGGGCCAGCTGTCCTTCGACAACTACTCGGCGCTGCTGAAGAACGCGGGCATCACGCAGGCGTTCTGGAACACCGTGCTGATCTCGGTGCCGGCGACCGTCCTGGTCGTGGTCCTCGCGGCGCTCGCCGGATACGCCTTCGCCTGGCTGGACTTCCCCGGGCGCGAGGCCGTCTTCCTGGTCGTGGTCGCCCTGTTGGTGGTGCCGGTGCAGATCGGCCTGCTGCCGGTCGCCAAACTCTTCGGGGAGCTGGGCCTGTTCGGCACGATCCCCGGCGTGGTGCTCTTCCACGTGGCGTACGGGCTGCCGTTCGCGGTGTTCCTGCTGCGGAACTACTTCGCCGAGATGCCGAAGGAGATGCTGGAGGCGGCCCGGATGGACGGCGGGAGCGAGTGGCGCATCTTCACCCGGCTGGTCCTCCCGGTCGGCCGCCCCGCGATCGCGTCCCTGGCCATCTTCCAGTTCCTGTGGGTGTGGAACGACATGCTGGTCGCCCTGCTGTTCGCGGACCCCTCGTCACAGCCGTTGACGGTGGAACTCCAGTCCCAGATACGGCAGTTCGGCAGCAACATCGACGTCCTGGCGCCGGGCGCGTTCGTGTCCCTGGTGGTGCCGCTGGTGGTGTTCTTCGCCTTCCAGCGGCACTTCGTGCAGGGCGTGATGGCCGGATCCGTGAAGTGA